A genomic window from Sphingobacteriales bacterium includes:
- a CDS encoding c-type cytochrome, translating into MQEQEKIDALSKIARQLINIIVFLVVIILFLSGWIVYSGLEKKNQPNKTPSSPSTAAMQTTAAAASPATDFWQAPDISSLPENAEKEILLYGKELITNTALFFGPNGKISKNRTNGMSCQNCHLAAGTKVYGNNYGSVFSTYPKYRARSGAEEDISKRVNDCFERSLNGKALAVNSREMKAITSYINWLGKDVPKGEKAKGSGFKDIPFLDRAANSLNGKMIYAQKCQSCHQANGEGVLNADKTAFTYPPLWGKNSYNDGAGLYRISNLAKYVKSNMPLGASHDNSILTDEEAWDLAAYINSQPRPSMNIKKDWPKTEEKPIDHPFGPFVDGFSAEQHKYGPFQPIKEKLDALKKEKIKS; encoded by the coding sequence ATGCAGGAACAGGAAAAAATAGATGCACTCAGTAAAATTGCACGACAGTTAATTAATATCATCGTCTTTCTGGTGGTGATAATTTTATTCTTGTCCGGATGGATTGTATACTCCGGCTTGGAAAAGAAAAACCAGCCGAATAAGACCCCATCCTCTCCCAGCACTGCTGCTATGCAAACAACAGCTGCAGCCGCATCTCCGGCAACTGACTTTTGGCAGGCACCTGATATCAGCTCATTACCGGAAAATGCGGAAAAAGAAATTCTCCTCTATGGAAAAGAATTAATCACCAATACAGCCTTGTTCTTTGGCCCTAACGGAAAAATATCCAAGAATCGAACCAACGGTATGAGCTGCCAGAATTGTCATTTAGCCGCAGGCACGAAAGTTTATGGCAATAACTATGGTTCTGTGTTCTCCACCTATCCCAAATACCGAGCACGTTCAGGTGCGGAAGAAGATATCAGCAAGCGGGTTAATGATTGTTTTGAACGCAGTTTGAATGGAAAAGCCTTAGCTGTAAATTCCAGGGAAATGAAAGCGATTACGTCCTATATTAACTGGCTGGGAAAAGATGTGCCAAAAGGAGAAAAGGCAAAAGGCTCCGGCTTTAAGGATATCCCGTTTTTAGACAGGGCTGCAAACTCGTTAAACGGGAAAATGATATACGCTCAAAAGTGCCAGAGTTGCCATCAAGCCAATGGAGAAGGGGTGCTGAATGCCGACAAAACCGCTTTCACATACCCTCCGCTTTGGGGCAAAAACAGTTATAATGATGGCGCAGGCCTGTACCGTATTTCAAATTTGGCCAAGTATGTAAAATCGAATATGCCATTAGGTGCATCTCATGATAATTCCATATTAACTGATGAAGAAGCCTGGGATCTTGCAGCGTATATAAATTCACAGCCAAGGCCCTCTATGAATATTAAGAAAGACTGGCCGAAAACAGAAGAGAAACCCATTGATCATCCATTTGGTCCGTTTGTGGATGGATTTAGTGCCGAACAGCACAAGTACGGTCCATTCCAGCCTATTAAAGAAAAACTGGATGCACTGAAAAAGGAAAAGATAAAATCATAA
- a CDS encoding outer membrane porin, OprD family, with protein sequence MRNKNIIFIFLLGLLCLSLPSAAQETDGKVETVPVTKKSKRSAIADFFKQSKWDFHARTFFMATINEGALKDDYALAQGAGIGLVTKSIKGLQFGMSGYFNFNIISSDLSKPDSVTGLKNRYEIGQFDINNPKNKFQLLRLEELYLKYSIRKSSITLGRMNLNTPFMNPQDGRMRPTVESGIWVIIRESEKAGFTGGYIFGVSPRSTLDWFKVQSSIGIYPQGVNTDGSKSNYHDSIRSGGFLMGNIYYKPFNGLTISVWNGIFFNVMNTFLFEIKSEQNLKKQPLTFYESLMYIRQDAIKNGGNPDPSKTYINKGAASNVISAQLGLKNKRVNANINYTHIFATGRYLMPREWGRDPFYTFLPRERNEGSGNVHALSANFTVFLVKEKFKSTLSYGFYKLPVPTDVKINKYGMPSYHQINLASSYTFTNILKGLEIRMLIASKFNANSKIEQPKYIYNKVNMVNFNLIVDLTI encoded by the coding sequence ATGCGTAACAAGAATATCATATTTATATTCCTGCTTGGATTGCTTTGCTTGTCCTTACCTTCAGCCGCTCAGGAAACGGATGGAAAGGTGGAAACGGTTCCCGTTACCAAAAAGTCAAAACGTTCTGCCATTGCTGATTTCTTTAAACAATCTAAATGGGATTTTCATGCACGTACATTCTTTATGGCTACCATCAATGAAGGTGCTCTCAAAGACGACTACGCGCTGGCACAAGGTGCAGGAATAGGCCTGGTTACCAAATCCATCAAGGGTCTTCAGTTCGGTATGAGCGGGTATTTCAACTTCAACATCATCTCCTCCGATTTATCGAAACCCGATTCTGTCACAGGCCTTAAGAACCGGTATGAAATAGGACAATTCGATATCAACAATCCTAAAAACAAATTCCAGTTACTACGGCTCGAAGAACTCTATTTAAAATACAGCATCCGCAAAAGCAGCATCACATTAGGCAGGATGAATTTAAATACGCCTTTCATGAATCCGCAGGATGGAAGAATGCGCCCCACCGTTGAAAGCGGAATTTGGGTGATTATCAGGGAAAGTGAAAAGGCAGGATTTACAGGTGGATATATCTTCGGCGTTTCACCCCGTTCCACTTTAGACTGGTTCAAAGTTCAATCTTCCATTGGAATATACCCGCAGGGTGTAAATACAGACGGAAGCAAATCCAACTATCACGACAGTATCAGAAGCGGCGGATTCCTGATGGGGAACATCTATTACAAACCGTTTAATGGCCTGACCATCTCCGTATGGAACGGCATTTTCTTTAATGTCATGAATACCTTCCTATTTGAAATCAAGAGTGAACAAAATTTAAAAAAGCAGCCACTTACTTTCTATGAATCATTGATGTACATCCGTCAGGATGCAATAAAAAACGGAGGAAATCCAGACCCTTCCAAAACATACATAAATAAAGGGGCAGCCTCAAATGTAATCAGTGCTCAGTTGGGCTTGAAAAACAAACGGGTAAATGCCAACATCAATTATACCCATATATTCGCAACGGGAAGGTATCTTATGCCCCGCGAGTGGGGAAGAGACCCGTTTTATACTTTCTTGCCAAGAGAACGGAATGAAGGAAGCGGAAATGTGCATGCGTTATCTGCCAATTTTACCGTGTTTCTCGTTAAAGAAAAATTCAAATCGACACTCTCCTATGGTTTTTATAAATTACCCGTCCCAACGGATGTGAAAATCAATAAATACGGCATGCCTTCCTATCATCAGATAAATCTGGCATCCTCCTATACCTTTACCAATATTCTAAAAGGATTGGAAATCCGTATGCTGATTGCTTCAAAATTCAATGCAAATTCCAAAATTGAACAACCTAAATACATCTATAATAAAGTAAATATGGTTAACTTCAACCTCATCGTTGATTTGACAATTTAA
- a CDS encoding YeeE/YedE family protein — protein MTYLKFILAGIFFGIVMSKSEAFSWYRIQEMFRFQSFHMYGIIGTAVVFGVSGVAVIKKLGMRDLAGNPIRFYPKEKSIIRYLAGGTVFGLGWALSGACPGPMVVNIGYGYFAMVVVFIFAVIGTYLYGMVKDKLPH, from the coding sequence ATGACCTATTTAAAATTCATACTGGCGGGCATATTCTTTGGTATCGTGATGTCAAAATCAGAGGCATTTTCCTGGTACAGAATTCAGGAAATGTTCAGGTTCCAGTCATTTCACATGTATGGCATCATTGGAACTGCTGTTGTATTCGGGGTATCAGGTGTTGCTGTAATCAAAAAACTGGGAATGCGTGATCTGGCAGGAAATCCCATTCGGTTTTATCCAAAAGAAAAATCCATTATCCGTTATTTAGCCGGTGGTACTGTTTTCGGATTAGGATGGGCATTGTCAGGTGCTTGTCCTGGGCCAATGGTGGTGAATATCGGATATGGCTATTTTGCCATGGTTGTTGTATTTATCTTTGCCGTGATAGGGACCTATCTTTACGGAATGGTAAAAGACAAATTACCCCATTAA
- a CDS encoding YeeE/YedE family protein, with protein sequence MNIIEYIQQPWTWWVSGIAIAATMFSLLFFGQSFGFSSNLRTICSAAGGGRYVSFFKFNWKTQIWNLMFLAGAVIGGFISHQFLSNGDPVQISEATIKDLAALGFAAPTSAQPDELFSFKSLSSLKGFLILALGGILVGFGSRYAGGCTSGHAISGLSDLQIPSLIAVVGFFIGGLSMTYLIFPLIF encoded by the coding sequence ATGAATATAATAGAATATATTCAACAACCGTGGACCTGGTGGGTATCCGGGATCGCAATTGCAGCAACCATGTTTTCACTTTTATTTTTTGGTCAATCATTCGGATTTTCCTCCAATTTAAGAACCATCTGTTCGGCGGCAGGGGGAGGTCGTTATGTCTCCTTCTTTAAGTTTAACTGGAAAACCCAAATCTGGAATCTGATGTTTTTAGCGGGAGCTGTCATTGGCGGCTTTATCAGTCATCAATTTTTATCCAACGGTGATCCGGTTCAGATTTCAGAAGCAACCATAAAGGATTTAGCCGCTTTGGGATTCGCTGCCCCTACATCTGCCCAGCCGGATGAATTGTTTAGTTTCAAGTCATTATCTTCCTTGAAAGGGTTCCTGATATTAGCATTGGGCGGCATATTGGTAGGATTCGGATCCCGCTATGCAGGCGGCTGCACATCAGGACATGCAATAAGCGGATTGTCAGACTTACAAATCCCTTCATTAATTGCTGTAGTCGGTTTTTTTATCGGTGGGCTGAGCATGACATATTTAATTTTTCCATTGATTTTCTAA
- a CDS encoding DsrE family protein produces MRRTILHLITFAVLTCLSVSENASFAGNKPKNISPAVEPHRIIFQLSSGDTLAHKSLMKQLNNIIVSAPDSKIEIVCHGPGLDILTVAKSIVSDKIKALNEKGVEFNACEFSMKERNIDKSAVIQEAGFVKAGIIEIITKQEQGWSYIKSGF; encoded by the coding sequence ATGAGAAGGACAATCTTACACCTAATAACATTTGCAGTACTGACCTGCCTTTCGGTTTCAGAAAATGCATCATTCGCTGGAAATAAGCCAAAAAACATATCCCCCGCCGTTGAGCCGCACCGTATCATATTTCAGTTGTCATCCGGTGATACGCTGGCGCATAAGTCACTCATGAAACAACTGAACAATATTATCGTATCAGCTCCCGATTCAAAAATTGAAATCGTTTGTCATGGTCCGGGATTAGACATCCTTACAGTTGCTAAATCAATAGTTAGTGATAAAATAAAGGCATTAAATGAAAAAGGTGTTGAATTCAACGCATGCGAATTCTCCATGAAGGAGCGAAATATAGACAAATCTGCAGTAATTCAGGAAGCAGGATTTGTAAAAGCCGGTATAATTGAGATCATTACCAAACAGGAACAAGGCTGGAGTTATATCAAGTCCGGATTCTGA